The DNA sequence CAGGGGAAATAGGAGCGGGTGACATTGATGAGGTTCTCTATGCATGGCTTCTGAACCATCCGGCACGGATTATGCCGATCATTGGATCAGGCAAAAAGCAAAGAATTGAAAAAGCAGTTAATAGCATGAAACTGAAGTTGGACAACCATCAGTGGTTTGAAATCCTTCAAAGCTCCATGGGTCATGATGTTCCATAACTGAACAAACCGAAAGGCCGGCCACAAGAGTGGACCGGCCTTTCTGATGCTGCTAGAATTTCATTCTGATTATTGGAACATGCCTTTGAAAGCTGGAGTAGAAATATCAACACCCTCAAAGACCTTGGTCATGCCCGCAATATACTCTTCTTTGAATGTCTCAGCTTCAGCAAGGTCCTCTGACCCGGCCTTAAGAAGTTCGCCTTTTTTTGTGAAATATTGAACGAGGCTGTCAGATGCACCTTCGATATCTGCAGAATAGTCGCTCAATTCTTCAGGGATTTCAATTCCGTCTAAACCAGGTTCAAAAGCAGAAGCTGCTTCTGCAGGATCTTTGCCTTCTTCTGCAAAAGATGCCTCAGTACTGCGGATCAGCTTGGTGACTTCAGATTGGTAGCTGAGGAGCGCAGATTTTTGTTCTTTGCTGCTGTCAGCCTGTTCAGCTGTTTCAGTCTCGGCGGCTGAAGTGTCCTTTTCGGTGTCAGCCTCTTTAGACGTGTCATCGGAACACGCTGCCAAGCCGGCAGTCATAAGGGAAGCCATTAATAATGCCATAAATTTTTTCATTCTTCTCTCTCTCCTTTTTCTGTTGACCCTTTTTTTAAAAATAGGTTATTTACTGACAATTTATAATTTAACTAGTTTTCATACTTTTTTCAACCCTTTTTTGTTCGAAAGTCGAAACAAAAAGATATTTCTAAATAATTTTTAAATATTATGAATAGAGTAAATATTTAATATTTAAATACAAAAAATCCTGTGTTAGTGTACCTTGTTGATTTTGGGCTCATTTCAGCTGTGATGAAATGAGCCCAAAATCAACAAGAATGTTTAACAAAAAAGACCTCCGCCTGGAGGCCTTATCTAGCTGGTTCTTCTTCCTTTGATAAGATTGATGACGAGCAGAACAGCAGCAATTACGAGGAGAATGTGGATGATCCCTCCTGCAATCTTAAAAATGAAGCCAAGCAGCCACAGCACCAAAAGTGCCCCTATGATAAATTTCAGCATCATTATCTTCCTTTCTATTCATGGTAGAATTCAAATACCCTTTGATACTTTAGCATAAACACACGTGTTATCAGCTTGGATCCGCTTCATCCAGAACTAATGCAGTCACATTGGTATATTCGCCTTTCTGCCTTTCCTGTGCGGAAGCATCCTGGTTCAGTTCGTCACTGTCATCAATGCCCGGCGCCATAGTCGGTTCTTTTTTATCCTCAGGCAAGTTAATCACTCCCTTTTTAATGTTACTATCTCCTTTCAGAGAAATCATATTCCCGGTTTAGCAGGGTGCGGAAAGGGAAAAAAACCATTAAGAAAGTGAAAGGAGTTTTTTATATGATTAAAGAATATGCAGTTGTACCAAATAAGGATGAAAACCTCTGGCTGGTCAAGCTGGAAGATGCAGCACCTGCAGCACAATTCGGCAGCCGAACGGCAGCAGTGGAAGAAGCTGAAAAGATGGCTAAAGAAAATAAGCCGAGCAAGGTGACCGTAATGGACGATAATCATGAGGTCATCGACGAAAAATTATTTCAATAAAGTAAAAGCCCGGCCTAATATGGCGGGGCTTATCTTTTGCTGTTTAAATCCTCTTCAATCAGCGACTTTA is a window from the Bacillus infantis NRRL B-14911 genome containing:
- a CDS encoding lmo0937 family membrane protein is translated as MLKFIIGALLVLWLLGFIFKIAGGIIHILLVIAAVLLVINLIKGRRTS
- a CDS encoding DUF2188 domain-containing protein, translated to MIKEYAVVPNKDENLWLVKLEDAAPAAQFGSRTAAVEEAEKMAKENKPSKVTVMDDNHEVIDEKLFQ